In Microbulbifer agarilyticus, the DNA window GCCTACGAAGAGATGCGCCAGGCAGAGGGCGAAGATCACGCGTACAAATTGAAGGAAGCCTCCAGTCATTGGTTACGCCACACTGGGGCGAGCATGGAGGTCGAGCGCGGCCGTGCACTTAAAGATCTATCAGAGGACTTGGGGCACTCAAGTATGGCCACAACGGATACGATTTATGTCCACACCGAGAGCAAGGTGCGCGCAAAGAGTGGAAAACAGCGGGATGTGAAGTGAGCCTGGCTACTTGTTTTTACGAATCGGCCTGGCCTATTCCGCGTTAATATGCGGGAACAGGCCAGGTTTTAAATGGCGAAAAAAACTACCCAGTTACAGGGAGAGTGCCCAATCCGGCAGGATACCGAGGGCAAATGCCTCGAGAACCTTGTCCATACCAGTCAGGACCATGACGCCCAAAATCAGGAGTAGTACGCCCAAGACCTTTTTCGCACGTTCGCCGTTGGTCATGATGCCGCCGCGCCAGCGATCCAGCAACCGGCCTGACAGGTAGGCCGCTACCAGTAACGCAGATGCGGTGCCGACACCGAATACAAACATCACCAGAAAGGCAGTCGGTACCTGCTGCCCTACAGAGGCAAGGGCGATGGCCGCGCCGAGCGTTGGACCGACGCAGGGCAGCCAAACAAGGCCCAGTAGAGCACCCATAAAGAACTGCCCTGCTCCACTATTTTCTGTCGAGTTATTGTTGGCGCCGAAACGACTCGTAAGCCGTGACAACTGCCCGCTCAGCCAATATCCCAAACGCGGAATAATCAGCGTTAAAGCGACGAAAACTAACAAAACGGCTGCGAAATTTCGGTAGGCGACGGGGTCGAGACCGAGGTTAATCAGCAGTAAAGTGAGTACGGTGCCCGCTATAGCAAAAGCGCAAGCGAGGCCGAGGGACATAAATAGCGGACCGCGACGCCCACCAGTGCTCGACGAGGTCATGACCACTGGGACCAGGGGCCAGACACATGGAGATAAGATCCCCACGATTCCCGCAATAAACGCCAGCGGAATTGCTGCAAACTCCAATCCCATTAGGAGTTGCCCTTGCTGGCCTGCGCAACAGCTTGATCGATTTTATCTGCGATTACTTCCAAACGTGTTTCGGCAACACTGAACCAGGTCTGTTTATCGCCAGCGAATAATACAAGCGTTGACTGTCGTGGTGCACGGAAGTGGCGTACCCAGTCTTTGTCTGCATCAAAATCGACGATCAATACATGAAATTTCTTGTCCGGGTTGTTTTCACGGTATTCCTGCAAGACTTTCTGTTGCTTTGCGCAGGTTGGACACCAGTCCGCGAATACGTCAATCAGTACGACTTCACCGGCAGCACGCAGTTCGTTAAAGCGCTCTTCGGTGAATGGCTCTTTGTCGGCAGCGGTAGCCGTAGATACCAGGCAAAACATGAGAGTGAGTAAGGCAAACAGCTGCTTAAAGGGTGATAGCGACATGTAGGTAGCTTCCTTTGGTTATCTCAGAACAGGGTTGGCGTGACAGTCGGAGGGGCTATTAGGCACACCTATCACGCGGATTCCCCAATTGGTCGTGCGGCTAGCGAGGTTTCTTACACTTACTGGCAAAAAAATATGACGGGCAAGGAATTGGATGGGGCGAGCCGTTTTATGGCTGGAGGTAGTGCGATTGGTTGGGTGGGAAGCGGGCGTCCGGAGGGTAAAGTAGGTGCCCTACTTCACTGTCTTGGATACGCGCATCTTCTTATCGCGGGCCTGATCGAGCTGGTCACAGACCAGCTGCATGCCATCCAGAACACGCATCGTGTGGCGCTGAATGATATCTGGCGGTACATGATAGAGATTGTTGAGCTGTACCGCCGTGAGCCCCGAGTAGCGTTTCCAGTCATCCAGAGATTGAGGGCGTGATTCGCCCAGTCCGCTGGCGATAATGACATCTGGATCTCGATCCAGTACCGATTCGACGCTGATTTGGGGCGCCAGCACGATGGCGTCTTCATAGGCATTACGGCCACCACAGGCCTCAATGACATTACTGATTAGGTGATCCCCATTCAGCGTCTGCAGCGGCTTGTGCCAAACCTGATATAGAACGCTCACTTGTGTTTTGTCTTCGCTATCGCGCATCAGTTCGTGCAGGCGACGGGTCCAGTCATCGGCCGCTCGTTCCGCAACACCACTGGTGCCGGCGATTTCGCCAAAGGTGCGAACGTTACTTGCAATATCTTCCAGAGATTTGGTTTCAGTGACGAACACCGTGAAGCCGAGTTCCCTCAGCTTTTCTATCTTGCGGCTGCCTGTGCCGGACGACCAAGCGACAATAAGGTCGGGCTTTAGTACAAGCAGTGCTTCGTAATTGATGAGTTGATAGTTGCCGATTTCGGGTAGTTGGCGCGCTGCTTCGGGGTAATCACTGCCAATCGCCGCGATGAGCTTGTCCCCTGCTCCTGCACTGTAGATGTTTTCAACAATGCTCGGGGCGAGTGCCACGATACGTTCTGCAGGCTGCTTAAGCTCCAGCCACACACCATCTGCGCCTTGCACACGTATTGGGGGATTTGTAGCAGGATTACTGCCATACACGCTGCTCGCGCTCGCAACGATCCAGGTGGCAATTACCAGTCTAAGAATTGTACGTAGCATTGCTTTACGAGTCCTCATTACTTTGATGAGCAAGTTCCGAGGAGCAAGTTTCAAATTTTTCGAGCCAATCCTTGCACATATGCTCGTCGACCACATCCGCGAGACGGTCCAGTTGGTGTTGTCGATGATCCGTCAGGTTTACCG includes these proteins:
- a CDS encoding thioredoxin family protein, whose protein sequence is MSLSPFKQLFALLTLMFCLVSTATAADKEPFTEERFNELRAAGEVVLIDVFADWCPTCAKQQKVLQEYRENNPDKKFHVLIVDFDADKDWVRHFRAPRQSTLVLFAGDKQTWFSVAETRLEVIADKIDQAVAQASKGNS
- a CDS encoding cytochrome c biogenesis CcdA family protein — encoded protein: MGLEFAAIPLAFIAGIVGILSPCVWPLVPVVMTSSSTGGRRGPLFMSLGLACAFAIAGTVLTLLLINLGLDPVAYRNFAAVLLVFVALTLIIPRLGYWLSGQLSRLTSRFGANNNSTENSGAGQFFMGALLGLVWLPCVGPTLGAAIALASVGQQVPTAFLVMFVFGVGTASALLVAAYLSGRLLDRWRGGIMTNGERAKKVLGVLLLILGVMVLTGMDKVLEAFALGILPDWALSL
- a CDS encoding cobalamin-binding protein: MLRTILRLVIATWIVASASSVYGSNPATNPPIRVQGADGVWLELKQPAERIVALAPSIVENIYSAGAGDKLIAAIGSDYPEAARQLPEIGNYQLINYEALLVLKPDLIVAWSSGTGSRKIEKLRELGFTVFVTETKSLEDIASNVRTFGEIAGTSGVAERAADDWTRRLHELMRDSEDKTQVSVLYQVWHKPLQTLNGDHLISNVIEACGGRNAYEDAIVLAPQISVESVLDRDPDVIIASGLGESRPQSLDDWKRYSGLTAVQLNNLYHVPPDIIQRHTMRVLDGMQLVCDQLDQARDKKMRVSKTVK